The Flavobacterium sp. 102 genomic interval CAATAATAAGCACCCAAAATGATTAACCCATCAGTTCACGGTTGGATAGACAAGTTTTTTGCAGAGCAAAATCAGGTAGAGCATTCGTTTCCGCTGAACGAAACGGATTTCTACGCCCGAACCAGAGCCACAGGATTCATTTTTGGTCATGTAGTCAGCTTTGATGCGTCAATTTTGATAGAATCCAAAGACCGATTGCCGCAAGAGTTATCAAAAATTGGAATGCTCAATACGCTTTACCAAATGTACCGTTTGATTAAGAAAAAAAATGATGCGGAAGACTTTATTGTTCAAGCCGTTTCCTTTTATAACTCGATGATTCCGAAAGGTTTCAATCCTTTAAAAAAGATGTTGGAATCGAGTTTGCCTTCGAGTAAATTAGAAAAAATCATTCACGATAGAGTACAGACCAATGAGGACATGTTTAGCAAAAACTTTTCTCATGTGATTACTAATGCGCTATTGTTTATTGATGTTTTAGCCTTCAAACAACACCTTGAAAAAGGTACTGTTCCCGAAAAATATTCAAACAAAATAGAAGATATTGTTATCAGTATTATTTCGCTTTCGCTAAAAGCCAAAACAGGAATTTCACAACATGATGATTTATTAGCAAAACTGTTTGAGTCGTCTGTTCGTTATAATAAATTTGCCGCCACTACCTCTACTTCTATCGAAGCTTTAGATTTGAGTTACCTGTCTAATAGCCTTGAAAAACATTATATGATTGACTTGGCGGGTATCAGTTTATGGAGTGATGACAAAGTGGAAAATGAAGAGCGTTATTTCTTGTTTAAATTGGGTGAAACTATCCATATTTCAGATGATTTAATTCTCGAAAGCATCAATTTCATTAATGACTTTATTGTCCGATACAAAAAGGAGATTCCGTATTTCAACTTCTCCAATCCGGTGAAACATTTTTATGACCAAACTACCGAAAGCGTTGTCGTTTTAATCAACAGGAACAAATCGCGATTGCTAAAAGAGATTTCGCAAAGCAAAGAATTGATGCAGCTTTTAGCCAAATCTACCCACAAAGATTTAGACAAAGAGGAAAAGAAAAAGATAAAAAAGCAAATACTTGACATCTGTAAAACCATTCCTTCCTTAACGATTTTTCTGTTGCCGGGCGGAAGTTTGCTCCTACCGATATTGATTAAATTTATTCCGCAAATGATGCCTTCAGCATTTAATGAAAACATTGAGGATTAAAAAAAAGCAACCTATTTCTAGATTGCTTTTGAGGTATTAAATTAATTTATAGGTATTTTAATTGGTAAACTTCAAGCGGTAAACTTCGTCTAAATCACCATTGGAACTCATATTTACGTCTAAATCGGTTACATAACCTGAGTTTAAACCATAAGCCCAACCGTGTAAAGTTAGTTCTTGACCATTTTTCCAAGCACTTTGAACGATGGAGGTTTTCGCCAAATCAAAGACTTGCTCTTGGGTATTGATTTCCACAAACTTATTAAAACGCTCTTCCTCGTCTTTAATAGCATTGAGGTAATGTTCGTGCAAACGATAGATGTCTTTGATGTGTCTTATCCAGTTGTCAATTAAACCAATAGATTGGTTACTCATTGCGGCTTTGACACCACCACAACCATAATGTCCGCAAACAATAATGTGCTTCACTTTTAAGACATTGACCGCATAATCCAATACACTCAACATATTCATATCGCTATGGATAACCATATTGGCAATATTTCTGTGCACAAAAACTTCCCCCGGTTTGGCACCAATAATCTCGTTGGCCGGCACACGACTGTCAGAACAACCTATCCACAAAAGTGGTGGATTTTGACCTTTGGAAAGATCTTTGAAATAATCTTTATCGATGGCGAGTTGAGACTCAACCCATAGTTTGTTGTTATCTAATATTTTTTTATAAAAATCGTCCATCTTTTGTATTTGCATCAAATATAGTAAATAATAAACACCTGTTATTAGGATTGAAACTGATGTTTATCAATAAAATAAACAATTATTAATGTCTCAATTCAGCTACTGAAAAATTAGGATTCAATTCATCCTTAATGTATTGACTGTCTTCATAAAAAGTTACTTCACCCGTTTCAATGTTGTGCATGGCTCCCACGATACCGATTTCTCCTTTTTCAATCATTTGTTCCAAAATAAAACTGCGCTCGATAATGTTCTTTACATTTCGCTTTACGTTGATTTCCGCTACATTCTCAACAAATACCGGGTTAGAAGCATTGCGATTGTCTTGTGTTGCTTTTTCCTCATAAACTGCAGGCTGAATCTTGGAAAGTAGTTCTGTAAGGTTACCCATTTCGACATGGTCACAAGCGCCTTTGACAGCACCGCACTTAGAGTGTCCTAGCACTACAATCAATTTGGAACCGGCTACTTTACATGCAAACTCCATACTGCCTAAAATATCAGTATTAACAATGTTTCCGGCAATACGCACTGAAAAAACATCTCCTAAACCTTGATCAAAAATAAGTTCTGCTGATGTTCTACTGTCAATGCAACTCAAGATAGTGGCAAACGGCCATTGTCCATCGCGTGTGTCATTTACTTGCTCGAGTAAATTACGATGAGCTTGTAGGTTAGACACAAAGCGGTTATTTCCGTTTTTTAATATTTCAAGGGCTTGTCTAGGAGATATTGATGCCTGTAATTCTTTATTTAATGTTTTCATATCTTTTTTTAAAATTTTATTTTTCTAAATCTACCATTTTGCGTTTCATGGCGTCATATTTTTGTTCAACAGTAACGGTCTTTTTAAACCCTTCGCTATTCTCAAGCTGATAAGCCTTTTTAAAACCTACTAATTTAACTTTAATATTTTCTTCTTTGGCTCTAGTGGTCTTGAACTCTTTAATCAAATCGAGTACATCATGGGCAATATATACTGTATCCGTAGCATTGATAATTACTTTTGAATTTTCCGGTAAATCATTTAAAGTAGATTTTATAGCCGCTTTGTTCAAAAATGAAACTTCTTGGGCCAAATCTATGTGAATTACATCACCATCGGCATACTCTTCTTTTCTGAAGCTATAAGCACGTTTAAGATTTCCTTTTAATACAAAAATGATACTGATGACAATTCCCAAAGCAACGCCTTTTAACAAATCGGTAAAAACAACACCGACAAAAGTGGCTATAAAAGGAATAAACTGGTATTTCCCTTTCTCCCAAAAATGCTTAATTGTTTTTGGATTAGCTAATTTATAACCTACGAGAAGTAAAACGGCAGCTAATGTTGCCAGCGGAATTTTATTCAAAATAAAAGGAATTGCCAAAACACTCACCAACAATAACACACCATGAATAATTGCTGACATTTTTGATTTGGCTCCGGCTGCAGCATTAGCAGAAGTTCTAACTACCACAGAGGTCATAGGCAATCCGCCAAGCAATGAACTGATTATATTACCTAAACCTTGTGCTTTCAACTCTACATTAGTGTCAGTATATCTTTTTAACTTGTCCATTCGGTCTGCCGCTTCAATACACAATAAAGTTTCAATTGATGCCACTACCGCAATAGTAACTGCAACCACCCAAACTTTGCTGTTGGTTATGGCTGTAAAATCGGGAAATATTAGTATTTCTTTAAATTCAGCTAAAGAGGTTGGCACCGGTAATGAAACTAAATGTTCCTTCGTTATTGCCAAATTACTACCCGACTGAATAAAAAACTCATTCAACAGAATCCCTACAATTACAGCAACTAGAGCTGCAGGAACCAATTTCAACTTCTTTAAAAATTTGACTTTATTCCAAGAAATCAATATCGCTAAGGATACTAATGTAATTAATAAAGCGCCTAATTGAATATGGTCTAATACACTGAATATTTCAGTAAAAGTATTTTGACCATCGGGTTGTACAAAAGATTCGTCACCTTCATAATCTTTATCATAACCAAAAGCATGAGGAATTTGTTTTAGAATGATAATCACCCCAATACCGGCCAACATTCCTTCAATAACATTAGTTGGGAAATAATTAGAAATACTTCCTGCTTTAATAAAACCGAGTACCAATTGAATGAATCCGGCTATCAACACCGCTAACAGGAAAATATTAAAAGCGCCTAAATCAGAAATGGCGGTTAAAACTATAGCGGTTAAACCCGCTGCCGGACCGGAAACACTTAAATGAGATTGACTTAAATAGCCTACTACAATTCCACCCACAACACCTGCAATAATACCCGAAAACAATGGTGCGCCCGAAGCCAGTGCAATACCTAAACACAATGGCAACGCTACCAAGAAAACCACTAAACCTGATGCAAAATCAGATTTAAGGTTAGCAAAAAGATTGATTTTTTTCATACCTATAAATTAATTTAATACATAAAAGCTTCGCGCATGCGAAACCACAACGGATGTATTAAATTAACTCGGGCGGTGGAGAGAATATTTCTTCAGTAGCATTGTCATGACGTGACAAGTTCTCAGAAATAATTTTAGAATTTGGATTTAAAAGCAACTCTGTAAAAGGATAGTCAAAACTTTGTTTTAAGCACTTTACTTCTTTTAAATCTTTATGAATTTCTTCTTCAGCAAAACTATAAAATATAGACACATCTGTACTTTTCTTAATCAAAGTTACCACGGTAGGAGTTGAAAGAAAAGAAACAAATAAGACTAATATTAATCTTGCTATGTATTTCATATCGCAAAAATAAGCATTCAAAGCCCTTTAAAATCGGGCATTATAATAAATTTAACATCTTTTATATTTCTTGTTCTAACCAAGCACTCATCATCCAAATAGTCTTTTCCTGCTCGGCTATAAAATCACTCATCATCGAATTGGTACCTTCGTCGTTAATCTCTCCCGACTGAGAAAGAATAACACGCTCAATTTGTAATAGTTGGGTCAGTGAACTCAAAATTAAGTTGATTCCTTCCTCATCATTATGAACATTTTTCCCAACCGGTAATTTACTGTTTTTAATGTAATCTTCAAAAGTATGTAATGGTGTTCCGCCTAAAGTTAAAACCCGTTCGGCTATTAAATCAATCTTTAATTGACTGTCGTTGTACAATTCTTCAAACTTCAAGTGCAAATCAAAAAATCGCTTGCCGCGAATGTTCCAATGTAATCCTCTCAAGTTTTGATAATACACTTGAAAATTGGCTAATAAGATGTTGAGCTCTGCCGATAATATATCAGATTCTTTTTTAGGTAAACCAAGGCTATTCATTTTCATAATACGGATGTTGAAATTTATATCCAAAGTTAGAAATAATAATGCCTAAAAGCTATAAAATAAATTGATAGTTTTTATCTTTACATCAAATTTTACTATATCATGACCATTACCCAACTTAAATATGTTTTGGCAGTCGCCGAACACAAAAATTTCACGCTGGCTGCTGAAAAATGCTTTGTTACGCAACCTACTTTGAGCATGCAAATTCAAAAGATTGAAGAAGAATTGGCCGTTCAAATATTTGACAGAACCAAGAAGCCAATTCAACTCACGGAAATCGGTCAAAAGATTGTCAATCAATCTAAAAATATTGTCAACGAAGCCGATAGAATTCAGGATATTGTTGACCAACAAAAAGGTTTTATTGGTGGCGAATTTCGTTTGGCCATTATTCCAACAGTGATGCCTACATTGTTACCGATGTTCTTAAACAATTTCATCAAAAAGTATCCGAAAGTTAAACTCATTATCGAAGAGTTAAATACAGCCGAAATCATTACTAAATTGAAGAATGGTCATCTAGATGCCGCAATTGCCGTGACGCCGTTGGAAGACGAAAAAATTAAAGAAATTGTTTTGTACTACGAACCTTTTGTAGCATATATTCCGGAAAATCACCAATCGTTTCACAAAAAGGAAATTGAAGTCAGCGATTTGAATATCAATGAAATTCTCTTATTGCAAGACGGCCATTGTTTTAGAGACGGTATTTTAAATTTATGTAAAAACCTGAATAGCGAAGAAAGAACCCATTTCCAAATAGAAAGCGGTAGCTTTGAAACACTCATAAAACTAGCCGATGAAGGATTAGGTACGACACTTCTTCCCTATTTACATACTTTAGACTTACCCGCAAAAGACACTTTGAAACTAAAGCATTTTGTAGAGCCAAAACCGGCGCGTGAAGTGAGTTTGATTTTTCCTAAGAACGAATTAAAAATTCACATTATTGACGCATTGCGTTCAACAATTTCTGGGGTAATCAAAGGTGCTATTACTTTTCAAAATGTGGAAATCATCAGTCCGATACAAAAAAAATAAGGAGCTTTGCACAAAACTCCTTATTCTTCTGTTAACTAACTACTGTTAAACAATCTTTTAGTTCCGGATGTTCATTTGTAAAGAACTGAAGCCATTTTCTCAATTGTTCGAT includes:
- a CDS encoding LETM1-related biofilm-associated protein, with translation MINPSVHGWIDKFFAEQNQVEHSFPLNETDFYARTRATGFIFGHVVSFDASILIESKDRLPQELSKIGMLNTLYQMYRLIKKKNDAEDFIVQAVSFYNSMIPKGFNPLKKMLESSLPSSKLEKIIHDRVQTNEDMFSKNFSHVITNALLFIDVLAFKQHLEKGTVPEKYSNKIEDIVISIISLSLKAKTGISQHDDLLAKLFESSVRYNKFAATTSTSIEALDLSYLSNSLEKHYMIDLAGISLWSDDKVENEERYFLFKLGETIHISDDLILESINFINDFIVRYKKEIPYFNFSNPVKHFYDQTTESVVVLINRNKSRLLKEISQSKELMQLLAKSTHKDLDKEEKKKIKKQILDICKTIPSLTIFLLPGGSLLLPILIKFIPQMMPSAFNENIED
- the can gene encoding carbonate dehydratase, encoding MDDFYKKILDNNKLWVESQLAIDKDYFKDLSKGQNPPLLWIGCSDSRVPANEIIGAKPGEVFVHRNIANMVIHSDMNMLSVLDYAVNVLKVKHIIVCGHYGCGGVKAAMSNQSIGLIDNWIRHIKDIYRLHEHYLNAIKDEEERFNKFVEINTQEQVFDLAKTSIVQSAWKNGQELTLHGWAYGLNSGYVTDLDVNMSSNGDLDEVYRLKFTN
- a CDS encoding carbonic anhydrase family protein, which produces MKTLNKELQASISPRQALEILKNGNNRFVSNLQAHRNLLEQVNDTRDGQWPFATILSCIDSRTSAELIFDQGLGDVFSVRIAGNIVNTDILGSMEFACKVAGSKLIVVLGHSKCGAVKGACDHVEMGNLTELLSKIQPAVYEEKATQDNRNASNPVFVENVAEINVKRNVKNIIERSFILEQMIEKGEIGIVGAMHNIETGEVTFYEDSQYIKDELNPNFSVAELRH
- a CDS encoding SulP family inorganic anion transporter; the encoded protein is MKKINLFANLKSDFASGLVVFLVALPLCLGIALASGAPLFSGIIAGVVGGIVVGYLSQSHLSVSGPAAGLTAIVLTAISDLGAFNIFLLAVLIAGFIQLVLGFIKAGSISNYFPTNVIEGMLAGIGVIIILKQIPHAFGYDKDYEGDESFVQPDGQNTFTEIFSVLDHIQLGALLITLVSLAILISWNKVKFLKKLKLVPAALVAVIVGILLNEFFIQSGSNLAITKEHLVSLPVPTSLAEFKEILIFPDFTAITNSKVWVVAVTIAVVASIETLLCIEAADRMDKLKRYTDTNVELKAQGLGNIISSLLGGLPMTSVVVRTSANAAAGAKSKMSAIIHGVLLLVSVLAIPFILNKIPLATLAAVLLLVGYKLANPKTIKHFWEKGKYQFIPFIATFVGVVFTDLLKGVALGIVISIIFVLKGNLKRAYSFRKEEYADGDVIHIDLAQEVSFLNKAAIKSTLNDLPENSKVIINATDTVYIAHDVLDLIKEFKTTRAKEENIKVKLVGFKKAYQLENSEGFKKTVTVEQKYDAMKRKMVDLEK
- a CDS encoding Dps family protein, producing MKMNSLGLPKKESDILSAELNILLANFQVYYQNLRGLHWNIRGKRFFDLHLKFEELYNDSQLKIDLIAERVLTLGGTPLHTFEDYIKNSKLPVGKNVHNDEEGINLILSSLTQLLQIERVILSQSGEINDEGTNSMMSDFIAEQEKTIWMMSAWLEQEI
- a CDS encoding LysR substrate-binding domain-containing protein, which encodes MTITQLKYVLAVAEHKNFTLAAEKCFVTQPTLSMQIQKIEEELAVQIFDRTKKPIQLTEIGQKIVNQSKNIVNEADRIQDIVDQQKGFIGGEFRLAIIPTVMPTLLPMFLNNFIKKYPKVKLIIEELNTAEIITKLKNGHLDAAIAVTPLEDEKIKEIVLYYEPFVAYIPENHQSFHKKEIEVSDLNINEILLLQDGHCFRDGILNLCKNLNSEERTHFQIESGSFETLIKLADEGLGTTLLPYLHTLDLPAKDTLKLKHFVEPKPAREVSLIFPKNELKIHIIDALRSTISGVIKGAITFQNVEIISPIQKK